The Nomascus leucogenys isolate Asia chromosome 4, Asia_NLE_v1, whole genome shotgun sequence genome includes the window CAGACCCCGCCTCCCATGGCACCTGCTGTCACCGTGCTCATGGCAAAGCCATGGCAGATGCAACTTTTGAAATAAGGGAATCAACGACAGGCCTAGTGTCCAGGCAAATCAGCTTCTTTCCCTGAGTTTTCCTCAGTGTGTCCCTTTAAACTGTGAGCGTAGAAAACGTGGCTCCCCTTGCTTGGACATGGATTTGGGGACAGGAGATTGTCTGGTATATTTTAGTCGAACTCTGGGTGTgtaaaaatataatggaaattaactcttttttgtttgttcgtagGGTCTTGCtcttcccccaggctggagtgcagtggtgtgatcacagctactgcagccccgaactcctgggctcaagcgatccttctgcctcagcctcttgagtagctgggactatagactaTCACCTAGCTGAAATTAACTCTTTAAAAAACTAACATTCGTAtggtttaattttatgtttaagacTCATTTTTGTTCTGTGGAAACCCATTTACAAAATCAAAAGTTGCAAGCACACAATATTTAAGGAATACATTTAATTGTGTAGCATGAGCTCAAATTGGGCAAGTCTTGGGGCAATTGTGACCCTTATCTAGATTTgttccaactcaaaaaaaattctattcTCATTCTGTTTGATTTCATGTTTCTAAGACAAAACAGTGAGTTGGTGAAgttaaactaaacaaaacaaagtttggGAGAGCCGTATCTCGGATCCTGTGCTTCAGTGTTATGCTCTGTGGGGTCTGATTCCCTCTGAGGGCCTATGGTCTAGGGTGCACTGTCCGGCTAGGGACTGATGGAAGCCCCACTGGGAAGGGTTGCATGTTTGTGTTTTTGTCCTTTATACTTGCTGCACAAGACATCCTGTGTTGCCAGTCAAGCAGGAggtagagctttttttttttggggatggagtctcgcgatctctgctcactgcaagctccgcctcctgggttcatgccattctcctgcctcggcctcctgagtagttgggactacaggcgcctgccaccgcgcccgactaactgtttgtatttttagtagagacggggtttcaccgtgttagccaggatggtctcaatctcctgacctcatgatccgcctgcctcggcctcccaaagtgctgggattacaggcgtgagccaccgtgcctggccggagGTAGAGCTTTTGCTACAAGTGAGGGGTAATTAACGCATCAGGAAGCCACATAAAAGCACAGAAGTAAATGCTGGGAAATCCTAAGTAAACTATTACCTACTACTAGCAGACAACAAAAAGATACTCCATGATAATCTACCAGCCTGAAAGAATCACAGCATTTGTTAAAGGTAGAAAAGGATATTTCTGAGGTTTAATGTTGCAGTCAGAGCTTGAAAATGTTCCTGAAGTTCCTGTAATAGATTTTCTGCCTGAAAAAATAAACCGTAAGacaattgaataaatatttactgttggcatatgaggtttttttttttttttttgagacgaagtcttgctttgttgcccaggctggagtgcaatggtgcgatctcagctcactacaacctccgcctcctggatttaagtgattctcccacctcagcctcccaagtagctgggattacaagcgtgtgccaccacgcccagctaatttttatacttttagtagagatggagtttcaccgtgttggccaggctggtcttgaactcatggcctcaggtgatctgcccaccttgacctcccaaagtgctggcatcacaggcatgagccaccacacccgacccacatatgacattttaaatatcatgGGATAAACCCATCCATAAATCTGTTGACTTCTGACAAAGGTGCTAAGGCCTTTGGATTCAGAGGGAaaggaaagtcttttcaacaaatagcacGGGAATCATGAGAGGGCCACGTGCAGACGGGGCAGGGACCCATCCCCCTCCTCACACCACACACCGTGAATGCAGGAGGATCACAGACCTTGGCCCAGAGCCAAGACCATAAAGCATGCAGAGGAGGACGCAGGAGAAAATCTCGTGACCCTGCCCTCCTCAAGAATTCTTATGAAATTACTTAGCAGGTCATACAGAAATAGCACCATTGCTACTGAAAGCGTTTCCTGTTTATCTACTGCTTTGTAGTTTACAGACTGACGTCGCACACCATTCATGGTGTATCTACTCCTCACCCTGAGACCGTGTCCAGGGTGATATGAGAACAGTGAGGCTGAGAAGCACAAAATTCTCCCAGCTGGGGCTTCAAGATCCCAGGGAGCCCCACGTACCATGGTGTGAATCTAGAATCCCGTGGACATAGGAAGAGGCCCCACCTCTGAACCATGCCAGGGCTTTCTACCTTTGTCAGGAAATTTACGTTAGGGCTTGCACAACGCCCAACACATTCCTTCAAATTCCAGGTCTCTTCCTCATAGCCAGTCCTCTTGTGGGCCTGGAACTCTCTGGGCAAGTAGGAAGGCCCGGGGGGCGGGAGGATTTCCGGGAAGAGGCCGGAGCCCTGGGCGCTGCGACCCTCGTGGGTCCCCTCTGAAGGGGCCTTCGGGCACCCTTTGGCCCAGCTGTTTGCCCACCGATCCCGACCTCAATGCCCCCCAGTACTGCAGGGCTCCCCCCGAGGACCGCAGGGTCCCCCAGGACAGCAGGATTCCCCGCTGCACCTCAGGCCCCCCCAGGACCGCAGGGTCCCCCAGGTCTTCCGGGCCCCCCCACCCAGGACCGCAGGCCTCCCAGGCACTCAGGACTCCTCAGGACCACAGGAGTCGTCAGGACCGCAGGCCCCCCAGGACCTCAGGGCCCCACGAAGACCGCAGGGCACCCCCAGCACCGCaggctccccacccccaggacCTCAAAACCCCCCAGAACCGCAGGGGCGCGCCCAGCCAGAGAGAAGCAGGAGTGAGGGAGGGGCTCACCGCGTCCCGCAGCGCGCGCCCGCCGGGGGCTTCAGGGCCCCGCGCGTCCATGTGGACCGCGGGCCGGGGGCGTCAGGGGGAGTCTCGTGGGCCGCGCGGACCCGGCGCGAGGTGGCGGCAGTTAAGCTCCGCGATTCCTGTGTGGGCCGCTGGGAGGCCTCGGGCGGAGCGCGCTGCGTTCCAGGGCGGAGGCGGGGCCGGAGCAGAGAGGCGGGCGCTGCACCTGCAGGGACGCAATGTCACCGAGGGGCCGCCTCGGAGGACTGGTCCACGCCCCCACGCTCCGCGGCTTCCCGAGCCCAGCTGAGGCCCCGAACGGCCTGGGCGGAGCCGCCTTACTCAACAAACTGCTTCCGCACGGGCAATGCATGGGCCTCGGTCACCCCTGCTGCGTTTTTCAGAGACGGGggcttgctctgtggcccaggctggggtgcagtggcgacTATGGCTCCCCGCAGCCTCGACTTCTTggacccaagcgatcctcctgcctcggcctggccagtagctgggaccacgggcgcgcgccaccaggtccggctaatcttttttattttttgtagagacgggatcctactatgttgcccaggctggtctcgaattcctgggtacaagtgatcctcctgcctcagcctcccaaagtgctgggaccgcaggcctgggccaccatgccgggccttcCCTGGCCTCTTTCACACCTGGGTTGTGGCTCGTCACCTTGTGGGTGACCTCCCAGGACGGTGTTTTAGGGTTACTGGTCTTGTTGCCGTGTCTGTGCCCCTGTGTAGCGCTGTGGGAACAGGGCTGTGTCTGGGTCACCCCAGCATCTCTAGGGCACAGCCCAGTGACCACACCTGGAAGCTCTGGTGTCTAAATGTGCGGATAAATAAAACACAGCCACCCAGCATCACCGCTGTGGCGTGACGGTTCCCGCCAGGTTACTTCAGGGCGGATGTCTGTGGCCTGAACCCCAAAGGCCAGGCGGTGAGTCCAGGCCACGGTGCCCAGCGAGGAGCAGGTGTCCCGGAGAACCCAAACAGGCCGGAGGGGATGTGAGAACCACCACGGAGCAGGCCTATCACACGGACGGCGCAAAGAGGCAGAAAATTAGCTCAAAAGCAGCTTAGGGACAGAAGCACGCTCATCTCTAGAGTTGTCCTGCTGCCCACGAGTGCCCCACATGTGAGTCCTAATAAACTCACCTACTCACCAAGCTGGAATCCGCCCAGTCATTCTTTGGTCTCTCAGCAACTCCCACTTTAGAGTAAGGTTTTAAATGTGATTCTCGGTTTTTCTCATTACAACTGGTCATCAggaaaacacaaaccaaaaccacaatgagttccCGCTGCACCCCACCGGCATGGCTAGAATCAGAGAGACAAACATAAGTCCGAGAGGCGTGTGGGGATTGTGGCCCTCAGTGACGGCCCCTCAGTGACATTGCGTCCCTGCAGGTGCAGCAGCTGGTGGGCTGTGAAAGGCTGCAGTGCTGTGAAAAAGTCGGGTGGGTCCTCAAAAGTGAAGCAGTTTCCACAGGGCCCAGCCACACCACCCCTAGGCATATACCGAAAGAAACGACGGCACGAGTGCACCAATTCTACTGCAGCATCAGTAATGCTCAAAAggtggaaaccacccaaatgtccacccCCAATAAGTGGGTAACAAAATGCAGATGATAGAATGTTCCTCAGCCACACAAAGGAGTGAGGCGCTGACGCACGCTAAGGAGCGGGTGGGCCTCGGGAACGACGCTGGGTGGCAGAGGCCAGGCGTGAAGACCCTGAGTGGTTAGTCCATGCGCATGGAGAGTTGGAACAGGCAAGACCGCGGAGACAGAAAGTTGACTGCTGTTGGTGGGGGCTGCAGGGACAGGGAGAGTTCGGAGACACTTAGGAGGTCCGGGATTTCTTTGTGGGGGgacaaaaatgttctgaaattagatcgTAAGAAGGTTTCACAACCCTGTGAATATACTCAAAACTGTTGAATTATGCCCTTTAAATGGGTGGATtttgtggtatgtgaattacatttcaatgaagctgttaaaataattttttaaaaccatggcCATTTTGCCACTTTTTGTGTCCTTTTAGcatcctcctctttttttctgtctctgagaGAGGCTGAGCTACAAACTAAGTTGTAGGTGCCAGTGTGGATGGCTGAGAAAGACGCAGTGTGGGTGGAAAGTGGCTGCTGTGCTGTGGCTCCCGGCCCACTCCCGGGACCATTCAGGCCTAAGGAATCCTGCTGGGCGGCGTCCGGCTTCTCGGGAAAGCCAGTGTGGGTGgctgctgaggaggaggaggcggggcCATAAGATGCCACGGTACAGGGTGGACGGCCTCTGCACCCAGGAAAGCCTGCCTGGCATGGGGGGCAAGGAGTGCAGGCCGGTGGTGTTTCCATCAGAAACACACCTCAGTGTCAAGAACCAGAAGTCGCTCAAGCTAACTTAAGGGAAAAGCAGGGAATTACGCCTGTGGAGAGGAGGCAGACACAGCGGGCTGGCGTCAGCCCCTCCGGGCTCTTCAGAGGGTGCTTATctctggaggcaggaggagaTGGGCAGTGGCGCCCCACGGCAGGGCCATGACACGGTTCCTCGTCAGCCCACAGGCAGCTTTTCTAACCACAGACAGCTAAATGAGCAGGGAGCCAGTCAGActgccctccttcctcccttccagaAAGTTCTAGAACATCCACTCTTCCCTTACTCTGCAGGCACTGAGCTCCCGGAAGCTTTACTCCAGGGACAGCCCAGCATCAAGCTCATGGCTTCAGGGGACAGCTCCCTGTGGGGGCAGGTGCAGACCCAAGGGCTTTCAGTGTCTCCAGGGCGGGGCTGCTCCCTGGCTGCCGCTCCTCCCTTATTCAGGCAGAGCAGGGGCCACAGAGCTCTTGACAGCACTGGGCTCACCAGTGATAAAGCACTTCAGACATCCAGGAAGGCAGACTGGCGTTGGGACTTGGAGCGCTTGTGGGCACCCCGTGGAGCCCGTTATCTTCAGATGTTGACTGGCTGACTCTGGGTGCAACTTCAAGCTGGGCACCCTGTCCTCACGGCCTATGTGTTCCTAACCACAGACAGCTAAACGAGCAGGGAGCCCCACCGGCCCAAACGAGCCTGGAACTGGCCATGCAGAAGACAAGACGAGCCTGCCTCTGACCTGGGAAcacctctctcctctccagccGTCCCTTCAGCCCTGGCTGCTCTTTCAGGTCAGGCTTCTGGGACAGCCCGAGGACCACCCAGCATTGCTGCACACGGCAGCCCCAGGCCTCACCGAGATAGGCCGGGGGGTCTGGGGAGATGACAGGactgcctttctttctcttgagattaggtcttgccctgtcacataggctggagtgcagtggtgcaatcacagctcgctgtagccttgaactgggctcaagtgatcctcccacctcggccccccaaagcactggacttacaggcatgaggccacactggcctctgagttcccgtagtatttattgatcattatcggGCATGGCAGGATAATAGGATAACAGTGGAGAGAAAGTCAGAAGGTAAACACGTGAACAAATGTCTCCgcatcataaacaaggtaaagaaaaaatgctgtgcttttgatgtgcatatacataaacatctcaatgccttaaggagcagtattgctgccagcatgtcccacctccatccctaaggcagttttcccctatctcagtagatggaatatacaatcggctttacaccgagacattccattgcccgaGCAGGAAACAGAAGCCTTcatcttatctcaactgcaaagaggcgttccttcctcttttactcatcctcctcagcacagaccctttacgggtgtcgggctgggggatggtcaggtctttcccttcccacaaggccatatttcagactatcacatggggagaaaccttggacaatacctggctttgcTAGGCAGAGGcccctgcggccttccgcagtgttttgtgtctctgggtacttgagattagggagtggtgatgactcttaatgagcatgctgccttcaagcatctgtttaacaaagcacatcctgcacagcccttaatctatttaaccctgagttgacacagcacaaatttcagggagcacagggttgggggtagggttacagattaacagcatctcaaggcagaagaatttctcttaggacagaacaaaatggagtctcctatgtctacttctttctacacagacacagtaacaatctgatctctctttcttttccccacaacaCAGGACCACCCTTCAGGAAGCAAAGCTTCAAGAAGCCTGGCATGCCCCCCTAAGAAAGGAGTAGGGGTCCCACAGAGGAGGGCCAGGATCCCTTGCTGAGCTGGGAGAACCAAAGCCTCGGGGGCCGGCTGTGGCCATGAGGTGGGGATCACGGCAGTAAGCAAGGGGAGAACCGGCAGGAATGGCAGGTCCAGGCACGAGAGGCATTTCTAAGGCAGATGCTGGAGGTGGAGCCATTGCAGGAGGTGGCAAAGTCCTCCTTGTGGCCGAGGAAAGAGGTGGTTGGGCCAGGACAAAGTTCACTGCAGTGAGGGGATCAAGATCCAGTTGGTTAAAACAGCGCATCTCAGGCTCTCCAGCCACAGCTCCTAACCACAGGGAGAGCTTGTGAAAATACACTCCTGGCCCCTCTAGAATCTACTCACAGCATTTGCTAGAGCTGAGGAGTCTGCATTTCCAGAAGCTCAGCACACAACGTCTGTGCACGCCAACGAGCCTTCACAGTGCTGGGCTGGTGTGGAAGTCAGTGCAATGCCAGTGGGTCTCAGGGGCAGAGAAAGGAAGACTCAGCtttgtgtggggtgtgggggtgcCACAaagctcctgggggctccaggatGGTCAGGAGAGAGTAagtgggagacagaggaaggtgTGTTCTGTGTGTCCAGGGCAGGAAAGGGTTCACAGAGGGAAATGTCTAAATGCCATTGCTGGAAGAGGAACTGATACTATTTCTCATGTTCTCATTAAACCTAGACAACAGCCCACATATGGCAAATGTCGCTATCCATCTGACGCATGCAGGATGGGGTTTGGAATTCAAATGCGCTGACTCTCAATTCTGTTGTCTGAGGTCACAGGACAGTGTCAGGAGCGGGGGGCTGCCAGGGGATCCGGGGCCAGCATGGAGGGGCCACCATCTTACCTGTCCTGGCTGGCCCCAAGGACCATCAGAAGATACAGGCAGGACAGAGGCCACTGCTGCCCAGGCCCCACTCTGCCACCCCTCACTCGTTCTGTCTGTGGTGTGTGAAGGTGCCTGGGAGCCTTCGTTCTTAAAGGTCTGTGGGAGGCCAGGCACCTGGGCCTGAGGTGGGATACTGTTATTGAGGCagtagaaaaaaacataggagaaaaacttcatgacattggatttgacaATGAGTTTTTGAATATGGcaccaaaagtacaggcaacaaaaaaattagataaattggacttcttgaaaattaaaaacttttgtgcatcaaaggacactatcaatagagtgaaaagtgtaatcccagcactttgggaggctgaggtgggtggatcgcctgaggtcaggagttcgagaccagcctggccaacatggtgaaaccccgtttctactaaaaacacaaaaattagccagacgtggtggtgggcacctgtaatcccagctactcgggaggctgaggcaggagaatcacttgattctaCTGGgacgtggaggctgcagtgagccaagatcatgccactgcactccagcctgggcaacagagtgagaccctgcctcaaaacaaacaaacaaacaaaagccaaacaacaacaacaacacaacagaGTGAGAAGACAATCCACACAACGGAGAAGATACTGTAGATTATGTATCTGATGCGGAATTGATGTCCAGGatatataaagagctcctacAATCTAGCAACACTACAAACAAGTAACCTGATTCAAAAATGGGGAAagacaaagcaatctacagatttgatgCTATTCCTCTCAAACAACCAATGTtgttttcacagaattaggaaaaagttactttaaaattcatgtggaaccaaaaagagccagaatggaaaaagtaaacctaagcaaaaaggacaaagctagAGGCaccacattacccaacttcaaactacactacaaggctacagtaaccaaatcagcatggtactggtacaaaaacaggcacacacagatcaatggaacagaacggagaacccagaaataaagttgcacatctacaactaactgatcttcgacaaagtcaacaaaaataagcaattgggaaaggactccctcttcaataaatggtgctagaatagCTGGCATGCCATTtgcaaagaatgaaactggacccctacctctcacgatatataaaaattaactcaagatggattaaagatttaactgtaagacctcaaactataaaaactctagaacaAACTTAGGAAATActtttctggacattggcctaggcaaagaatttatgactgagtcctcaaaagcaattgcaacaaaaccaaaaattgacatctgggacctaattaaactaaaaagcttttgtacagcaaaataaaccatcaacagagtaaacagacaatctacataatggaagaaaatatttgtgaattgtgtgtccaacaaaggactaatatctagaatccaTAAGGAAcccaaacaaatcaacaagaaaaaaaaaacctccattaaagggcaaaggacattaaacagacacttctcaaaagaagatacacaggcagccaacaaacatgaaaaaatgctcaacaatactaattattagagaaatgcaaatccaatcCACAATGAGGCaccaacagatgttggtgaggctacagagaaaaaggaacacttatacactgttggtgggaatgtaaattagttcagccactgtggaaagcagtttggagatttctcaaagaactaaaaatagaactaccattcaacccaggaatcccattactgggtatacacccaaaggaaaataactttttacCAAACAGACACCTGCACTTATATGTTTATTGAAGCTCTAGTCATGATAGTAGAGACATGAAAACACtccagtgtccatcaacagatgattggataaagcaaatgtggtacgtatacaccacggaataccatgagccataaaaaaagaatgaaatcatgtcctttgcagccacatgggtgcagctgaaggccattatctaagcaaattaacacaggaacagaaagccaaataccacatgttctcacttataagtaggagctacatcttgggtacacatggacataaagatgggaacagtagacactggcaCTGCAAAAGGAGGGAGGGCTGAaaagctttctttccttcttcttcttcttctttttttttttttttttgaggcaaagtctcactctgtcaccccggctggagtgcaatgacgacgcaatctcggctcactgcaacctccgcctcctgagttcaagcgattcttctgactcagcctcccaagtagctgagattacaggtgcccgccaccacacctggctaatttttttttttgaggctgagttttgctcttattgcccaggatggagtgcaatggcgcgatcttggctcactgcaacctccacctcccaggttcaagtgattctcctgcctcagcctcccgagtagctgagattatagacatgcaccaccatgcccagctaattttgtactttcagtagagacggggtttctccatgttggtcagggtggtctcaaactcccgacctcaggtggtccgcctgccttggcctcccaaagtgctgggattacaggtgtgagctaccaggCCTGGCCTAAAAGGCTTTCTTTTGGATCTTATGcttactccaaacctcagcatcatgcaacataCCCTTGCAACAAGCCTGAACATGTACCCCAGGAATCtgaaatttagatttaaatttaaaataatggggaaaggacttgaaaagacatttcttcaGAGAAGATACGGGAATGTCTAGTCAGTACATGAAAAGACGCTTGTCATTAGTCGTTAGGCAGACGCAGATCAAGACCACAGGCCATAGCAAGGTACCACTTGCTATGGTTTAAACGTGTCCCCCAAAGTAGGTGTGCTGGAAACTTCATCCCCAGGGTAACAGTATTCAGAGTTGTGACCCCAAAGAAGTGATTAGGTAAAAAGggctttctctcctctctgtctctcctttctcacACGTACACGCtgtcttgcccttctgccttccgccatgggatgacacagcacaACGGCCCTCGCCAGAAGACAACCACTGCATCTCGGACTTTCCAGACTCTAGAAGTGTAAAAAAATacatctctgttctttataaattacccagtcttggatcttctgttacagcagcacaaaatgaatgaagacactacttcacacccactagggtGGCTAGAATCAAAGACAGACAACAACAAGTGTTGacagggatgtggagaaattagaaccctcatacacggctggtaggaatgtaaaatgatagagccactatggaaaaccagtttggcagttccccaaaaacttaaacatagaattaccacatgatccagcaatctcacttctggataCATGCCCcaaattgaaagcagggtcttgaacagatatttgcacacccatgttcaaaGCAGCATTGCTCACAATCCCCCAAAGGTAGAAGCAACAAAAGTGTTCACTGATTGTCGGTGGAGGGATAAACGCAATATGTGGTGTGCGTGTTACCAGATGGTGCCGTGCAGTTCCAGGCTCTTGGTGTcctgaacaaagaattggacgtGACACACACAAATAGCAAAGCAAACAGCAAAGGTTTATTCAGCACAGTATGACGCTCTCAATGAGGGGAGTGTGGGTTGACCTCTGCGAAATGAGATCAGCACCAATTTGGTGTATTTTGGGCtctcttttatatgttttttttttttcttctcttcccaaaGCTGCCTAATCTCTAGCCAGTGCCTGCCTTTTGACTGATATGGAGGTTGCTTACTTTGGCTCTTCTGTGCTTGCATGTTGCCTCCATcccataattttaaatacatgcaTGATATGAAGTCCATATGCATGAGCTTTAATGAGCTGACTATCATACGGGGTCATATTaaggatatttttttctctaatgcaTATGCCCATCTCTGAGGGGCTCCCGTTTGGTCCAGATGTAGCCAGCTATGGAGGCTTCTTGCTTTTTTaatcttacttttgttttggCTGCTCAACTTCCGCTTCTTATCTTGCTTCTCACTCACTTGCTCCTTCACCTTTCATCTGTGTCTACTTACTCCTGTGTTCGACTTCCAATTCCgtgctattttcctgcctcatatGCACACAatgacatattatttttatttatttatttagtttttgagacggagtctcactctgtcgcccaggctggagtgcagtggcctgatctcagctcactgcaaactccaccccttgggttcatgccattctcctgcctcagcctcccaagtagctgggactacaggctcccgccaccacacctggctaattttttgtatttttagtagagacgaggtttcactgtgttagccaggatggtctcgatctcctgacctcgtgatttgcctgcctcggccgcccaaagtgctgggattacaggcgtgagccactgcgactggcccaCAATGACATATTATTAAGCCTCCAAACAGAAGGAAATTCTGGTACATGTTATGACATGGTttaaccttgaagacattatgttgAGTAAAATATGTCGGTTatgaaaggacaaatattgtctGATGCCACTTACATAATGTCCCTAAAGTCAAAATCAgagactagcctgtgcaacatagtgagaccccatctctatcaacaacaacaacaacagcagcaaaattACAGCCCGTAGTTCTaactacttaggaggcagaggctggaggattgcttgagcccaggagttcaaagatgCAGTGAattataatcacaccactgcagtctagcttgggtgacagagcaagaccctgtgtctctaagacagaaacaaaaaacacaggaagTAGAGTGTTGGCTGCCAGCCTAGGTATGGGGGTAGGGTGGGGAGTTGGTGTTAATGGGGCACTCACcgaatttcagtttgggaaaatgaaaaatacctggagatgatgatggtgatgttgcACAGCAACGTGAATGTCCTCAATGCCACAAAACCATAGActgaaaaatagttaaaatgataaatttcacATTGTGTATATTTAACCACAATAATTTCTTTTGAAGTACATCTTCCTCACTTCAATTCCTAGgctaaggctgggcacggtggctcatgcctgtaatcccggcactttgggtgctggggcaggaagatcgctttgagcccaggagtacagaggctgtagtgagccatgatcttgccactgcactccagctggcacTCCAGGccttgtctcataaataaataatcaaaacccTAGGCTAGGAATTCCAGGTCCTGGAAAACCCTtgattttcttcccctttcccatTGTATTTTTTAGCATACGTTTGATCTTTCTGAATCATGATCTGTTTGGTCCAATGGAAACCTACTCGGAAACTCTGATAACCCTGAGATCCCAA containing:
- the HSBP1L1 gene encoding heat shock factor-binding protein 1-like protein 1 isoform X3; translated protein: MDARGPEAPGGRALRDAAENLLQELQEHFQALTATLNLRMEEMGNRIEDLQKNVNDLMVQAGIENSVKEQMLKT
- the HSBP1L1 gene encoding heat shock factor-binding protein 1-like protein 1 isoform X1 — protein: MGQIVPAAWDLELHLCTGPPGPRLSGQNLACLDLTPQASHLRGSLKGAAPASLLRPRLRPGTQRAPPEASQRPTQESRSLTAATSRRVRAAHETPPDAPGPRSTWTRGALKPPAGARCGTRQKIYYRNFRNIFKL